A window of Thermococcus sp. MV5 contains these coding sequences:
- a CDS encoding PPC domain-containing DNA-binding protein, with protein sequence MRFSKGRAFLFRVPEGKELLSFINKFAKKHNVLIGTVSVIGTLRDPKIGYFEEDKKQYKVIELKGTYELVSALGNISLKDDEPFAHIHVSLGDKEGRMLGGHLVEGEVFVAEVFIQELLGELLERKPKENGLALWDAEES encoded by the coding sequence ATGAGGTTTTCAAAAGGTAGAGCATTTCTTTTCAGAGTACCGGAAGGGAAGGAACTCTTAAGTTTTATCAATAAGTTTGCCAAAAAGCACAATGTGTTAATTGGTACGGTTAGTGTGATAGGTACTCTAAGAGATCCTAAAATCGGATATTTCGAAGAGGATAAGAAACAATACAAAGTTATTGAGCTAAAGGGGACTTATGAACTTGTTTCCGCGTTAGGGAACATAAGTCTCAAAGATGATGAGCCTTTTGCCCATATTCACGTAAGCCTAGGAGACAAAGAGGGGAGGATGCTTGGTGGTCATTTAGTTGAGGGCGAAGTTTTCGTAGCAGAGGTGTTTATTCAAGAGTTGCTGGGAGAGTTATTGGAGAGGAAGCCTAAAGAAAACGGATTGGCTTTGTGGGATGCTGAAGAAAGTTAG
- a CDS encoding triphosphoribosyl-dephospho-CoA synthase, with protein METWKVVKAFTIGPLLEVAIPKPGNVNRYKDFEDLTFYHFLFANTAVMDVFFEAAERGKLIKNKELLPQDARLGELIKKAVENSKKIQNSNPNFGIITLAVPLIVGLTWSGEIDSAREKTKLLIHSSTPQDTIEFYRAIRIANPKGIRKGVEYDVYDDSSFDAIVKDEVNLWNLAKISSKRELIFKEWLNGYELSYSTFEKLKQLASSLPLEKAALQAFLELLATNVDTLIIRKAGVEEAILVQETAKKVLNGEVTFQELDSFLREKKDLRNPGSLADIMAIALSMLVLSGYKLNL; from the coding sequence ATGGAAACATGGAAGGTTGTTAAAGCCTTTACCATAGGACCGTTACTAGAAGTAGCAATACCTAAACCAGGAAATGTAAATAGGTATAAAGACTTTGAAGACCTTACATTTTATCATTTTCTTTTTGCCAACACAGCGGTTATGGATGTGTTTTTTGAGGCTGCAGAACGGGGAAAACTAATTAAAAATAAAGAACTCTTACCCCAAGACGCAAGACTTGGGGAACTTATAAAGAAAGCTGTTGAAAACTCCAAGAAAATCCAGAACTCCAATCCAAACTTCGGTATCATAACTTTAGCAGTCCCCCTCATTGTCGGTCTTACATGGAGTGGAGAGATTGATTCCGCTAGAGAAAAAACCAAGCTCCTAATACACTCCTCAACCCCCCAAGATACTATTGAGTTCTACAGAGCAATAAGGATTGCAAATCCAAAAGGAATTAGAAAAGGAGTAGAATATGACGTATATGACGACTCCTCATTTGACGCAATTGTAAAGGATGAAGTAAACTTGTGGAACCTTGCCAAAATCTCAAGCAAAAGAGAGTTGATATTCAAAGAATGGCTAAATGGGTATGAACTTAGCTATTCTACCTTTGAAAAGCTTAAGCAACTTGCCTCATCACTTCCTCTTGAAAAAGCTGCCTTACAAGCGTTTTTAGAACTCTTAGCAACTAACGTAGACACACTTATAATAAGGAAAGCAGGTGTTGAAGAAGCTATTCTTGTTCAAGAGACTGCTAAAAAAGTATTGAATGGAGAAGTCACCTTCCAAGAACTCGATAGCTTTCTGAGAGAAAAGAAGGACCTAAGAAACCCCGGAAGTCTGGCGGACATTATGGCCATTGCTCTAAGTATGCTTGTTCTAAGCGGATACAAACTCAATCTTTGA
- a CDS encoding PspC domain-containing protein → MEKKLYRSRKNRMLFGVCGGLAEYFNVDPTLVRILFIILLIGSVGTAVLLYLLLAVVMPEEPKTGGEEIGKEIKEE, encoded by the coding sequence ATGGAAAAAAAGCTGTATAGAAGCAGAAAAAATAGAATGTTATTTGGAGTTTGTGGGGGACTGGCAGAATATTTTAACGTCGATCCTACTCTTGTAAGGATACTCTTTATAATACTACTCATAGGAAGTGTAGGAACGGCGGTTTTGTTATATCTCCTTCTGGCGGTTGTAATGCCTGAGGAGCCCAAAACAGGAGGTGAAGAAATTGGGAAAGAGATTAAAGAGGAGTAA
- a CDS encoding PspC domain-containing protein, translated as MKKLGKRLKRSKKNKIFLGVLGGIAEYLEVDPTIIRILFILLCLVEPVFILAYFLMAIVMPEEKEIITAEKIPQKFEKIVEETGEKVEELAKKAPKIEKKDDTKLFGIALVILGAALLLKEFIPLPFLGLREIVAVLILLLGLYLVARG; from the coding sequence GTGAAGAAATTGGGAAAGAGATTAAAGAGGAGTAAGAAAAACAAGATATTTCTAGGAGTTTTAGGTGGTATTGCTGAATATCTTGAAGTGGATCCCACAATAATAAGGATACTATTCATCCTCTTATGTCTCGTGGAACCAGTATTCATCCTAGCATACTTCCTAATGGCTATAGTCATGCCCGAAGAAAAAGAAATAATTACTGCAGAAAAGATCCCTCAAAAATTTGAAAAGATAGTTGAAGAGACGGGAGAAAAAGTAGAAGAACTCGCCAAAAAAGCCCCAAAAATTGAGAAAAAAGACGATACAAAACTCTTTGGAATAGCTCTTGTCATCTTAGGAGCCGCATTACTCTTAAAAGAATTTATCCCTCTTCCTTTCCTAGGTCTTAGAGAAATCGTTGCCGTGCTTATCCTGCTCCTTGGACTATACTTGGTGGCGAGGGGATAA
- a CDS encoding ParA family protein, which produces MAIIISIANQKGGVGKTTISLNLAHALAKKGYDTLIIDTDPQFNLTFALIGMDIINYSDNNIGTLLIENSVKKTQIEEAIVHIDENLSLIPSHLKVSAIERLLMTAYMREQRLKRVLEKIEDEYDFIIIDNPPSLGIFLINSLGASDYVLIPTELGYFSVMGVQLTLDVIREIKSTELNPDLEIMGIVANKFTRQSKVPQVRLDQLKEAYPNLPIVAILPRAVAVEKSQEEGKPVFEFEPNNRVSKAFLKLAESVIKNVR; this is translated from the coding sequence ATGGCGATTATAATCAGTATTGCTAATCAAAAGGGTGGTGTTGGAAAGACTACAATAAGCCTCAATCTGGCCCATGCGCTGGCCAAAAAAGGGTATGATACCTTAATAATCGACACTGATCCTCAATTCAACCTCACGTTTGCTCTAATCGGCATGGATATCATCAACTATAGTGACAACAACATAGGCACTCTTCTCATAGAAAACTCAGTGAAAAAGACTCAAATTGAGGAGGCCATAGTCCACATAGATGAGAATCTATCTCTCATACCTTCCCATCTGAAAGTTTCCGCGATTGAGAGATTGCTTATGACAGCATACATGCGCGAACAGCGGCTCAAAAGAGTTTTAGAAAAAATTGAGGATGAATATGACTTTATAATCATTGACAACCCCCCAAGTCTCGGAATATTCTTAATAAACTCTCTTGGGGCCTCGGATTATGTACTGATCCCAACTGAGTTAGGATACTTTAGTGTCATGGGAGTGCAGTTAACACTTGATGTGATCAGGGAGATAAAGTCCACCGAACTCAACCCAGACTTAGAGATCATGGGGATCGTTGCAAACAAATTTACACGCCAGAGCAAAGTTCCTCAGGTGAGGCTAGATCAGCTAAAAGAGGCCTATCCCAACTTACCGATAGTTGCCATTTTGCCAAGGGCAGTTGCAGTTGAGAAATCTCAAGAAGAGGGTAAGCCTGTATTTGAGTTTGAACCAAATAATAGAGTATCCAAAGCTTTCCTAAAACTTGCGGAGAGTGTGATCAAAAATGTCAGGTAA
- a CDS encoding family 4A encapsulin nanocompartment shell protein — MRGELIRVLSGVEEKANELKMEGFEPDIVLFGKEAYEFLKNQVNAEFGGEDTVSEISGLTIRVVEEFGKDAVVIDSKVLGLGLGGAKRVKIIKD, encoded by the coding sequence ATGAGGGGAGAACTTATTAGGGTTTTAAGTGGCGTTGAAGAAAAGGCCAATGAACTTAAAATGGAAGGGTTTGAGCCAGATATTGTTCTGTTTGGGAAAGAGGCATACGAATTTCTGAAAAACCAAGTTAATGCAGAATTTGGGGGAGAAGATACAGTCTCAGAGATTTCTGGACTTACAATAAGGGTAGTTGAAGAGTTTGGAAAAGACGCTGTTGTTATCGATTCAAAGGTTTTAGGCCTTGGTCTTGGGGGGGCTAAAAGAGTCAAGATAATCAAAGATTGA
- a CDS encoding OsmC family protein, which yields MKGVVKWIEDKKFEALTEEGGKIIFGESGISPMKTLLLSVAGCTSIDVVMILQKMREPVEGLEVEISGERRDEYPRIYTKVHLHYKIYGDVNEEKAKRAIDLSQAKYCSVGAHLKLSGTEVTYSYEIIRKKV from the coding sequence ATGAAAGGAGTCGTCAAATGGATTGAGGATAAGAAGTTCGAAGCCCTGACAGAGGAAGGGGGAAAAATAATTTTTGGGGAAAGTGGTATCTCTCCAATGAAGACTCTCCTTCTTAGTGTCGCTGGATGTACTTCAATAGACGTAGTAATGATATTGCAAAAAATGCGGGAGCCCGTAGAAGGTCTAGAAGTCGAAATCAGTGGTGAAAGGCGAGATGAGTATCCTAGAATCTACACAAAAGTCCATCTCCATTATAAAATCTATGGAGATGTGAACGAGGAAAAAGCTAAAAGGGCAATAGATCTCAGTCAAGCAAAATATTGTTCTGTGGGTGCTCATTTGAAATTAAGTGGCACTGAGGTAACTTATTCTTACGAGATTATTAGGAAAAAAGTTTAA
- a CDS encoding DUF257 family protein — MNANILKGFIKNFPQLFEEVREGETVLIEYSPIINSAVILYELIIWAKENDYQVIIDDTLDTLPIYKIKMELKGLDSEVLDGIKVVKIGGALDVGDVIGHLALKEPHIRIKEYLEVALPHLDSEKRIINPVLGFEKLLILSESPREVFATLSMILSFTSSFQRTAFYFVNVNALEEAIPWALPLLEEIATTVVELGRVNNGLGFSVKSYEF, encoded by the coding sequence ATGAATGCCAATATTCTTAAGGGGTTTATAAAGAACTTCCCCCAACTTTTTGAGGAAGTAAGAGAAGGAGAAACGGTGTTAATTGAATATTCCCCAATTATTAATTCTGCTGTTATTTTGTACGAGTTAATCATCTGGGCCAAAGAAAATGACTACCAGGTGATAATAGATGACACCCTTGACACCCTGCCTATCTACAAGATCAAAATGGAGTTGAAAGGGTTAGATAGTGAAGTACTGGATGGGATTAAGGTAGTAAAAATTGGAGGAGCACTAGACGTGGGAGATGTTATCGGACACTTGGCCCTTAAGGAACCTCATATAAGAATAAAAGAGTACTTGGAAGTTGCACTCCCACACCTAGATAGTGAAAAACGAATAATTAACCCCGTTTTGGGCTTTGAAAAGCTCTTGATATTAAGTGAATCACCAAGGGAAGTTTTCGCTACATTATCGATGATACTCTCATTCACTTCAAGCTTTCAGAGAACAGCATTTTATTTTGTTAATGTTAATGCACTTGAAGAGGCCATCCCATGGGCTCTCCCACTCCTTGAAGAGATTGCAACTACGGTGGTCGAACTGGGGAGAGTAAACAATGGTCTTGGCTTTAGTGTTAAGAGTTATGAGTTTTAA
- a CDS encoding chromate resistance protein ChrB domain-containing protein, with product MDRVACPWLIKRFIDPEAKFIFVPRDTDPSTITEGIPFDFKGVELGHHNGKCSFDAFIEKYNITDPAVLKIAEIVREADTHVENPSPLAVALDIIARGYRMICKDDYETLEKEFYLYDALYAYFKKGLEEGRT from the coding sequence GTGGATAGAGTTGCTTGCCCGTGGCTTATAAAGCGATTTATAGATCCTGAAGCCAAGTTTATTTTTGTGCCGCGTGATACGGACCCTTCAACTATAACTGAAGGAATACCATTTGATTTTAAGGGGGTTGAACTTGGGCACCATAATGGGAAATGCTCTTTTGATGCATTTATAGAGAAGTACAATATAACGGACCCTGCAGTGTTAAAGATAGCTGAAATAGTTAGAGAAGCAGATACTCATGTTGAGAACCCCTCTCCTCTGGCAGTAGCTCTTGATATTATCGCTAGAGGCTATAGGATGATCTGTAAGGATGACTATGAGACGCTAGAAAAGGAATTTTATCTCTATGATGCGTTGTATGCATATTTCAAGAAGGGACTAGAGGAGGGAAGAACTTAA
- a CDS encoding 2,3-bisphosphoglycerate-dependent phosphoglycerate mutase, which yields MSNLILIRHGESLWNKLNLFTGWVDVPLSEKGVEEALNAGKLLKHWRIDVIFTSELIRAIQTAMLVMSKNFSGIPKIEHENWMMKEWGSIYGEDGERYVPTYKSWHLNERYYGQLQGVNKDKAKTIYGLFHK from the coding sequence ATGAGTAATCTCATACTAATAAGACATGGCGAGAGCCTTTGGAATAAGTTAAACCTCTTCACTGGATGGGTAGATGTTCCTTTAAGCGAAAAAGGTGTAGAAGAGGCCTTGAATGCTGGGAAGCTTCTTAAACACTGGCGGATTGATGTGATTTTTACTTCTGAACTTATCCGTGCAATCCAAACAGCAATGCTTGTGATGAGTAAAAACTTCTCTGGAATTCCAAAGATAGAGCACGAAAATTGGATGATGAAAGAATGGGGTTCAATTTATGGAGAAGATGGAGAAAGGTATGTGCCTACATATAAGTCGTGGCATTTGAATGAGCGATATTATGGGCAACTTCAAGGGGTAAACAAGGATAAGGCTAAAACAATTTATGGGCTGTTTCATAAATAG
- a CDS encoding radical SAM protein, translating into MYIRAFDPWKSKLCTCPFKYTLNIYTGCDHACVYCYITSYIPKAFKVRIKENLFIYLERELRSFDKRFIIALSYSSDPYPTIDKELEITRKVLKLLQRYNVRCLILTKSDLFERDLDILRDLKCAVGITVTTIDKKKAKLLEPNAPSPSERIKALKEAKEEGIPIYARIDPIIPFYTWKDFDKTLKTLNFVSHITVSTLKLRPDSWKRMEAKFPTLMERLSPLYKKGEKIAGYYYLPREIRFKILREAQEKIEGMGITFGSCREGYYSYPSCDGSHLVPP; encoded by the coding sequence ATGTATATTAGGGCTTTTGACCCATGGAAATCCAAGCTCTGCACATGTCCCTTTAAGTACACACTCAATATATATACTGGATGCGATCACGCGTGCGTTTATTGTTATATAACCTCATACATTCCCAAAGCCTTTAAAGTGAGGATAAAAGAGAATCTTTTCATATATCTAGAAAGAGAACTTAGAAGCTTCGACAAACGCTTTATAATAGCCTTGTCGTATTCCTCTGATCCATACCCTACAATAGATAAAGAGCTTGAAATAACTCGAAAAGTTCTCAAACTCTTACAAAGATACAATGTCAGATGTTTAATCCTCACCAAGTCGGATTTGTTTGAACGAGACTTAGATATACTAAGAGACCTAAAGTGTGCCGTGGGAATCACTGTGACAACGATAGACAAGAAAAAAGCCAAATTATTGGAGCCAAATGCTCCTTCCCCATCAGAAAGAATTAAAGCCCTAAAAGAGGCAAAAGAAGAAGGAATCCCTATCTACGCCAGAATTGATCCCATAATACCATTCTACACTTGGAAAGATTTTGATAAGACTCTCAAAACTTTGAACTTTGTGTCCCATATTACCGTTTCTACCCTAAAACTACGGCCAGATTCATGGAAGAGAATGGAGGCAAAATTCCCCACATTAATGGAAAGACTTTCCCCTCTTTATAAAAAGGGAGAAAAAATCGCTGGATATTACTACCTACCCAGAGAAATAAGGTTCAAAATTCTTAGAGAGGCCCAAGAAAAGATTGAGGGAATGGGTATAACGTTTGGTTCTTGCAGGGAGGGGTACTATTCCTACCCAAGCTGCGATGGTTCTCATTTGGTACCGCCATGA
- a CDS encoding 6-carboxytetrahydropterin synthase: MRFKIVERKIGWHKDFDSSHFLVLPYESKCLRIHGHTYNVDVEIWGDLDENGMVFDFNHLSNLIKLLDHKILVSEEWITEKKDSYIIIEKNGKRLELPENEVVVLNKPNVTAELIAEWFAERISEKAGKNVKKIKVKIWEDPRSYAEVVLEC; this comes from the coding sequence ATGAGATTCAAGATTGTTGAGAGAAAAATTGGATGGCATAAGGATTTTGATAGTTCCCATTTCTTGGTGCTTCCATATGAGAGTAAGTGTCTTAGGATTCATGGACATACATATAATGTAGATGTAGAGATATGGGGAGATCTTGATGAAAATGGAATGGTTTTTGACTTTAACCACCTTAGTAACTTAATAAAGCTCTTGGATCATAAGATTCTGGTAAGTGAGGAGTGGATAACCGAAAAAAAAGATTCTTATATAATAATTGAGAAAAATGGCAAGCGATTAGAGTTGCCGGAAAATGAGGTAGTAGTTCTCAACAAGCCAAATGTAACTGCTGAACTTATAGCAGAGTGGTTTGCTGAAAGGATATCCGAAAAGGCTGGGAAAAATGTGAAAAAAATCAAGGTAAAGATATGGGAGGATCCAAGGAGTTATGCAGAGGTAGTCTTAGAGTGTTAA
- a CDS encoding IS607 family transposase gives MRLYRTGKASQLLGISKPTLIRKIKSGEIKAYRVGKEYRIPESEIKRLLEGKTLDKVVIYARVSSRDQKEDLERQVEYLKNYCSSKGYQVVKILTDISSGLNENRRGLKQLFKLVEGGEVGKVVITYRDRLTRFGFKYLEQYFNSHGVEIEVIFDDEEKTPEKELVEDLLAIVTSFAGKLYGMRSHKKKRLVEAVKNALRDD, from the coding sequence ATGAGGCTCTATCGAACAGGTAAGGCATCACAACTCTTGGGTATCAGCAAACCAACACTAATTAGAAAGATTAAATCTGGCGAGATTAAAGCGTATCGTGTTGGAAAAGAGTACCGTATTCCCGAAAGTGAAATCAAAAGACTACTTGAAGGAAAAACTCTTGATAAAGTCGTCATTTATGCCAGAGTTTCGAGCAGAGACCAGAAAGAGGACTTGGAGAGACAGGTTGAATATCTCAAAAACTACTGCTCCTCCAAGGGTTATCAAGTTGTGAAAATTCTTACCGACATTTCATCAGGCTTGAACGAGAACAGAAGGGGATTAAAACAACTCTTCAAATTGGTTGAGGGTGGAGAAGTTGGGAAAGTCGTCATAACTTACAGGGATAGACTCACACGCTTTGGATTCAAATACCTCGAACAATACTTCAACTCTCATGGTGTTGAAATCGAGGTAATCTTCGATGATGAAGAGAAAACACCAGAAAAGGAACTCGTTGAGGATTTGTTAGCCATCGTAACTTCATTTGCTGGAAAACTTTATGGAATGCGTTCTCATAAGAAAAAGCGTCTTGTAGAGGCGGTAAAGAATGCCCTCAGAGACGATTAA